A window from Corynebacterium urogenitale encodes these proteins:
- the zwf gene encoding glucose-6-phosphate dehydrogenase yields the protein MFNDHSSEQWHNPLRDDFDKRLPRIAGPCGLVIFGVTGDLARKKLLPAVYDLANRGLLPAGFSLVGYGRRDWTKEEFEEQVKAAVQERSRTPWRQEIWDRLAEGINFVKGDFVTDEAFDNLAAKTRELDEQRGTAGNWAYYLSVPPEHFSNVCHQLERSGLAHAEDNGGWRRVVIEKPFGHDEASARQLNSIVNSVFPESSVFRIDHYLGKETVQNILALRFANQLFDPLFNSHYVDHVQITMAEDIGLGGRAGYYDGIGAARDVMQNHLLQLMALIAMEEPVAFNPAELQNEKLKVLRATRPVGPFAKTTARGQYTSGWQGSEEVVGLRQEEGFDPESTTETYAAATFEISSRRWAGVPFYLRTGKRLGRRVTEIALVFKEAPHLPFGVGQTTAQGNNMLVIRVQPDEGVLMRFGSKVPGSAMEVRDVNMDFSYSEAFTEESPEAYERLILDALLDEASLFPTNEEVELSWRILDPILNHWALHGRPDDYAAGTWGPASADEMLRRNDRCWRRP from the coding sequence ATGTTCAACGATCACTCCTCGGAGCAGTGGCACAACCCGCTACGCGATGACTTTGATAAGCGACTTCCCCGTATCGCGGGTCCGTGTGGCCTCGTGATTTTCGGTGTTACTGGCGATCTGGCTCGCAAAAAGCTCCTGCCTGCCGTCTACGACCTCGCTAACCGTGGTCTATTGCCAGCGGGATTCAGCCTCGTCGGCTATGGCCGACGCGACTGGACGAAGGAAGAGTTCGAGGAACAGGTCAAAGCTGCCGTCCAGGAACGATCCCGCACCCCGTGGAGGCAGGAGATCTGGGATCGTTTGGCGGAGGGCATCAACTTCGTCAAGGGCGATTTCGTCACGGACGAGGCCTTTGACAACCTGGCCGCGAAGACTCGTGAACTCGACGAACAACGTGGTACGGCGGGAAACTGGGCCTACTACCTCTCCGTTCCGCCAGAGCATTTCTCGAATGTATGTCACCAACTGGAACGCTCCGGGCTCGCACATGCCGAGGACAATGGTGGTTGGCGCCGTGTGGTGATTGAAAAGCCATTCGGTCATGATGAGGCTTCCGCCCGTCAATTAAATTCCATTGTCAATAGTGTCTTTCCGGAATCCAGTGTCTTCCGCATTGATCACTACCTCGGCAAGGAAACAGTGCAGAATATCCTCGCTCTGCGTTTTGCCAACCAACTCTTCGATCCCCTCTTTAACAGCCACTATGTGGACCACGTGCAGATCACAATGGCGGAAGATATCGGACTCGGAGGTCGAGCTGGATATTACGACGGCATCGGCGCAGCCCGCGATGTGATGCAAAACCATCTGCTGCAGCTGATGGCTCTCATCGCCATGGAAGAACCGGTGGCCTTTAACCCCGCGGAATTGCAGAACGAGAAGCTCAAAGTTTTGCGCGCTACCCGCCCAGTGGGCCCCTTCGCGAAAACCACCGCCCGTGGTCAATACACCTCAGGCTGGCAGGGGTCTGAGGAGGTCGTAGGCCTTCGTCAGGAGGAGGGATTCGACCCCGAATCGACCACTGAGACTTACGCTGCTGCGACCTTCGAAATCTCCTCGCGGCGATGGGCAGGCGTGCCCTTTTACCTGCGTACCGGTAAGCGCTTGGGCCGACGCGTTACGGAGATTGCCCTGGTATTCAAAGAAGCACCGCACCTTCCCTTTGGTGTAGGACAGACCACTGCCCAGGGCAATAACATGCTCGTGATCCGGGTACAGCCGGACGAAGGCGTGCTGATGAGGTTTGGCTCCAAGGTGCCAGGTTCCGCGATGGAAGTTCGCGATGTCAACATGGACTTCTCCTACTCAGAGGCCTTCACTGAGGAATCCCCCGAGGCGTATGAGCGCCTCATTCTCGATGCACTGCTCGATGAGGCCTCCCTCTTCCCTACTAATGAGGAGGTGGAATTATCGTGGCGCATTCTCGATCCAATTTTGAACCATTGGGCACTGCATGGCCGTCCCGATGATTATGCCGCCGGCACGTGGGGGCCAGCCAGCGCAGATGAGATGCTCCGCCGCAATGATCGTTGCTGGCGCCGACCTTAA
- the tal gene encoding transaldolase, whose protein sequence is MSTPVSPSIPDPSTVSAPSSVKALADAGTSVWLDDLSRDRIVTGNLASVIESKGVVGVTTNPAIFAKAMSQGTAYDEQIASLAQQGVPADSAVFDMAADDVRAACDVFRPMHDATDGVDGCVSLEVDPRLAQDEGATVAQAKILSETVGRPNLMIKIPATEECLPAITTVLGEGISVNVTLIFSEARYRQVMRAFIDGIALARDNGHDISQIHSVASFFVSRVDTEIDRRLDAIGTPEAQRLKGKAGVANARSAYAAFQEMLVNNLEWKKLEAAGGRIQRPLWASTSVKNPDYPDTLYVTELAGPQTVNTMPEDTLDATVDHGEVTGDTLSGTYDSAHVVFEELTALGIDCADVWQVLETEGVQKFVDSWGELLGALSTQLEK, encoded by the coding sequence ATGTCCACTCCCGTCTCCCCTAGCATTCCTGATCCTTCGACAGTTTCAGCGCCCTCGAGCGTGAAGGCACTGGCGGATGCTGGCACATCAGTGTGGTTGGACGATCTTTCTCGAGACCGTATTGTTACCGGGAACCTCGCCTCAGTGATCGAGTCCAAGGGTGTCGTAGGCGTGACGACCAATCCAGCGATCTTCGCTAAGGCTATGTCTCAGGGCACTGCCTATGACGAGCAGATTGCCTCCCTAGCTCAGCAGGGTGTACCTGCGGATTCTGCTGTTTTCGATATGGCGGCCGATGACGTGCGTGCCGCCTGCGATGTATTCCGCCCGATGCACGACGCCACTGATGGCGTAGACGGGTGCGTCTCCCTCGAGGTTGATCCGCGACTTGCTCAGGATGAAGGAGCAACGGTTGCTCAGGCAAAGATCCTTTCTGAAACCGTGGGGCGCCCCAACCTCATGATCAAGATTCCAGCCACAGAGGAGTGCCTGCCAGCCATTACTACCGTCCTCGGCGAAGGTATCTCCGTCAACGTGACGCTCATTTTCTCCGAGGCTCGATACCGCCAAGTCATGCGCGCCTTTATCGACGGTATTGCGCTGGCTCGTGACAATGGTCACGACATTTCGCAGATTCATTCGGTTGCGAGCTTCTTCGTTTCCCGAGTAGATACGGAAATCGATCGGCGACTCGATGCCATTGGTACACCGGAGGCTCAGCGGTTGAAGGGAAAGGCTGGTGTTGCCAATGCGCGCTCTGCCTACGCTGCTTTCCAGGAGATGCTGGTGAACAACCTCGAATGGAAGAAGCTCGAAGCAGCCGGCGGACGCATCCAACGCCCCCTCTGGGCGTCGACCTCCGTGAAGAATCCTGATTATCCGGACACTCTCTACGTCACCGAGCTCGCAGGCCCGCAGACTGTCAACACCATGCCAGAGGACACGTTGGACGCCACCGTTGACCACGGCGAGGTCACGGGCGATACGCTCAGCGGAACATATGACTCCGCTCATGTCGTGTTCGAGGAGCTTACCGCTCTGGGCATTGATTGTGCCGATGTGTGGCAGGTGCTCGAAACGGAGGGCGTCCAGAAATTTGTCGATTCGTGGGGCGAACTGCTGGGCGCACTCAGTACTCAACTTGAGAAGTAA
- the secG gene encoding preprotein translocase subunit SecG, giving the protein MILTLQIILVLASLLMGLSVLLHKGKGGGLSSLFGGGMQSNLSGSTVAEKNLDRLTVVTALIWLFALIALNLLY; this is encoded by the coding sequence TTGATCCTTACGCTGCAGATCATCTTGGTTCTCGCCAGCCTGCTCATGGGCCTATCCGTGCTTTTGCACAAGGGCAAAGGTGGCGGTCTTTCCAGTCTCTTCGGCGGTGGTATGCAATCGAACCTCTCCGGTTCCACTGTGGCAGAGAAGAACCTCGATCGTCTGACAGTCGTTACGGCTCTGATTTGGCTATTCGCACTGATTGCCCTGAATCTCTTGTACTAA
- the pgl gene encoding 6-phosphogluconolactonase yields MNPIDIRVSADPVAVATAVSRQFVTTVADLQRTGDTVTDDGVVRVVLTGGTVGIETLRQLLILDHAAKSTAEDFPMQSVDWSRVAVFFGDERFLPVGDPERNDTQAFKALLNHVDIPKSNIFSIAAPDEGEATDGEQLDSAALSYARVIAREAPDGFDLHLMGMGPEGHVNSLFPDTVELTAPQADVQPVRGCPKPPSERVTLTLNAVNSSRRVWLVVAGAEKKQAAEYAAARDLSGQWPAGMVHGTQETVLWVDEAAKPS; encoded by the coding sequence ATGAATCCCATTGATATCCGTGTATCTGCAGACCCCGTGGCGGTAGCCACTGCCGTTTCCCGGCAGTTTGTCACCACGGTGGCGGATTTGCAGCGTACGGGCGATACAGTCACCGATGATGGCGTGGTTCGTGTGGTGCTCACCGGCGGCACTGTCGGCATCGAAACGCTCCGCCAGCTGTTGATTCTCGACCATGCAGCAAAGTCCACCGCCGAAGATTTTCCAATGCAATCGGTGGATTGGAGCCGGGTGGCAGTGTTCTTCGGCGACGAGCGTTTTCTCCCCGTCGGCGACCCAGAACGCAACGACACCCAAGCGTTCAAGGCACTTCTCAACCACGTGGACATTCCGAAGTCTAATATCTTCAGCATCGCGGCTCCCGATGAAGGTGAGGCCACCGATGGCGAACAACTCGATTCTGCTGCGCTGAGCTATGCCCGAGTGATCGCACGCGAAGCCCCAGACGGCTTCGATCTCCACCTCATGGGCATGGGTCCCGAGGGGCACGTCAATTCCTTATTCCCCGACACTGTTGAGCTGACGGCGCCACAGGCCGACGTTCAGCCGGTGCGAGGATGTCCCAAGCCACCTTCTGAGCGTGTGACGCTGACTCTCAATGCTGTGAATTCTTCACGGCGTGTCTGGCTCGTGGTCGCCGGCGCGGAGAAGAAGCAGGCCGCTGAATATGCTGCCGCGCGCGATCTCTCCGGTCAGTGGCCAGCGGGAATGGTTCACGGTACCCAGGAGACTGTCCTGTGGGTTGATGAGGCTGCCAAGCCTTCATAG
- the tpiA gene encoding triose-phosphate isomerase — MAARTPLIAGNWKMNLNHKEAIHVVQKFDFALPKDYYDYVDVAFIPPFTDIRSVQTLVDADKLLLTYGAQDVSVHESGAYTGEVSAQMLSALGCSWVVVGHSERRQYHGETNEIVAAKAQAALGEGMSPIVCVGEPLEVREEGTHVEYVVNQTRGSLAGLSAEDLAQTVIAYEPVWAIGTGKVASAEDAQEVCKAIRDLIRELAGNEVADGLRILYGGSVKVDSVAEIVGQPDIDGGLVGGASLDGKDFAGLVAAAAKATQ, encoded by the coding sequence ATGGCAGCTCGCACCCCACTTATCGCCGGCAACTGGAAGATGAACCTCAACCACAAGGAAGCAATCCATGTGGTGCAGAAGTTCGACTTCGCATTGCCGAAGGACTACTACGACTATGTTGATGTGGCGTTCATCCCACCGTTCACGGACATCCGCAGCGTCCAGACTCTGGTAGATGCGGATAAGTTGCTCCTGACCTACGGTGCGCAGGATGTATCCGTACACGAGTCCGGAGCCTACACCGGCGAGGTCTCTGCCCAGATGCTTTCGGCACTGGGGTGCTCGTGGGTTGTTGTGGGTCACTCCGAGCGGCGCCAGTACCACGGGGAAACCAACGAAATCGTCGCTGCTAAGGCTCAGGCCGCACTGGGAGAGGGTATGAGCCCCATCGTGTGCGTCGGAGAGCCACTTGAGGTTCGTGAAGAAGGCACGCACGTGGAGTACGTGGTCAACCAGACTCGAGGCTCACTGGCAGGGCTGAGTGCCGAGGATCTGGCCCAGACCGTCATCGCTTACGAGCCAGTCTGGGCGATTGGTACGGGCAAGGTCGCCTCCGCCGAGGATGCCCAGGAGGTGTGCAAGGCGATTCGTGATCTCATCCGCGAACTAGCTGGCAACGAGGTAGCCGATGGCCTACGCATCCTCTACGGCGGTTCCGTCAAGGTTGATTCCGTCGCTGAAATCGTCGGCCAACCAGATATCGATGGTGGCCTGGTCGGCGGAGCTTCCCTGGATGGCAAGGACTTTGCGGGCCTCGTAGCGGCTGCAGCTAAGGCCACGCAGTAG
- the tkt gene encoding transketolase gives MTLSPELAALTVRNYPADWLDTDTRAVDLTRVLAADSVENCGSGHPGTAMSLAPLAYTLYQKVLRHDPKDPHWVGRDRFVLSAGHSSLTQYIQLYLGGFGLEVDDLKALRTWGSKTPGHPEVHHTAGVEITTGPLGQGLASSVGMAMAARRERALFDPNAAAGESPFDHYIYVIASDGDMQEGVTSEACSLAGTQQLGNLIVFWDDNGISIEDDTQIAFTEDVVARYESYGWQTLEVTGEDVEGILDAVEKAKAEVNRPTFIRVRSVIAYPAPNAMNTGASHGAALGAEEITAIKQELDFPNTPFPVEDNVVAHTRQLVERGAEAHAEWNKAFDAWAAANPENKALFDRLFARELPDDFADELPTWDAGDSVATRKASEATLQALGEKLPELWGGSADLAGSTNTIIKGSPSFGPESITTKMFSTEPGGRNLHFGIREHGMAAILNGIALHGPTRPYGATFLQFADYARGAIRLGALMKSDVYHVWTHDSIGLGEDGPTHQPVEHLAALRAIPHLSVIRPADANETAVAWAEALKADESPKALILTRQNVPVLEGTKDKAVEGVARGAYILREASNEQPQVILLASGSEVQLAVEAAASLETEGVPTRVVSVPCMEWFEEQDAVYQESVLPSNVTARVSVEAAIAMPWHKYTGFKGRNVSLEHYGASADFKTLFREFGITAEAVVAAAKESLSA, from the coding sequence GTGACTCTCTCCCCCGAGCTTGCAGCTCTGACCGTTCGTAACTACCCAGCGGATTGGTTGGATACGGACACCCGTGCCGTGGACCTCACCCGCGTGCTGGCAGCCGACTCTGTGGAAAACTGCGGCTCCGGCCACCCAGGCACCGCCATGAGCTTGGCGCCACTTGCCTACACTCTTTACCAAAAGGTTCTGCGCCACGACCCGAAGGATCCTCACTGGGTGGGCCGTGACCGGTTTGTACTTTCCGCAGGACATTCCTCCCTCACTCAATACATCCAGTTGTACCTTGGCGGCTTTGGCTTGGAGGTCGATGACCTGAAGGCTCTGCGTACCTGGGGCTCGAAGACTCCTGGTCACCCTGAGGTTCACCACACTGCTGGTGTGGAGATCACCACCGGCCCACTGGGGCAAGGCCTGGCATCCTCTGTGGGCATGGCCATGGCGGCACGCCGCGAGCGTGCGCTGTTCGATCCCAACGCCGCCGCGGGCGAGTCGCCCTTTGATCACTACATCTACGTGATCGCCTCCGACGGTGATATGCAGGAGGGCGTCACCAGCGAGGCCTGCTCCCTCGCCGGCACGCAGCAGCTCGGGAATCTCATCGTTTTCTGGGATGACAATGGTATCTCCATTGAGGACGATACCCAGATTGCTTTTACTGAAGACGTCGTCGCGCGTTACGAGTCCTACGGCTGGCAGACCCTCGAAGTCACCGGTGAAGATGTGGAAGGCATTCTGGACGCAGTCGAGAAGGCTAAGGCCGAGGTCAATCGACCCACCTTCATCCGTGTGCGTTCCGTCATTGCCTACCCTGCTCCAAATGCGATGAACACCGGAGCCTCCCACGGTGCAGCTCTGGGTGCAGAGGAAATTACTGCGATTAAGCAGGAGCTGGACTTCCCGAACACCCCATTCCCAGTCGAAGACAACGTGGTTGCACACACACGACAGCTCGTTGAGCGCGGTGCCGAGGCTCACGCAGAATGGAATAAGGCTTTTGATGCCTGGGCCGCCGCCAACCCAGAAAACAAGGCCCTGTTTGATCGTCTTTTTGCCCGCGAGTTGCCGGATGATTTCGCTGATGAGTTGCCAACTTGGGATGCCGGTGATTCTGTCGCAACCCGTAAGGCATCTGAGGCAACTTTGCAAGCTCTGGGGGAAAAATTGCCAGAGCTGTGGGGCGGTTCTGCTGACCTCGCTGGTTCCACCAACACCATCATCAAGGGATCCCCATCCTTCGGACCCGAGTCCATTACCACCAAGATGTTCTCCACGGAGCCGGGAGGTCGCAACCTGCACTTCGGCATCCGTGAGCACGGTATGGCGGCAATCCTCAATGGCATTGCGCTGCATGGACCTACTCGCCCATATGGTGCGACCTTCCTCCAGTTCGCGGATTACGCCCGTGGCGCTATCCGCCTTGGCGCTTTGATGAAGTCCGATGTCTACCACGTGTGGACCCACGATTCGATCGGCCTCGGTGAGGACGGCCCTACCCACCAGCCCGTCGAGCACCTCGCTGCTCTGCGCGCAATCCCGCACCTGTCCGTGATTCGCCCAGCAGACGCGAATGAGACTGCCGTGGCTTGGGCTGAAGCTCTGAAGGCTGATGAGTCCCCGAAGGCTCTCATCCTGACGCGCCAGAACGTTCCTGTCTTGGAGGGCACCAAGGACAAGGCGGTCGAGGGCGTTGCCCGCGGCGCATACATCCTCCGTGAGGCTTCTAACGAGCAGCCACAGGTAATTCTCTTGGCTTCTGGTTCCGAAGTGCAGCTGGCGGTTGAGGCCGCGGCGTCATTGGAAACCGAAGGCGTTCCAACCCGTGTCGTGTCCGTGCCATGCATGGAGTGGTTTGAGGAACAGGATGCCGTATACCAGGAATCTGTCCTCCCTTCGAATGTCACCGCTCGTGTGTCCGTCGAGGCAGCGATCGCGATGCCGTGGCACAAGTACACCGGTTTCAAGGGCCGCAACGTCTCCCTCGAGCACTACGGAGCCTCCGCCGACTTCAAGACTTTGTTCAGGGAGTTTGGAATCACCGCAGAAGCAGTCGTTGCCGCAGCTAAGGAATCCCTCAGCGCCTAA
- a CDS encoding glucose-6-phosphate dehydrogenase assembly protein OpcA, with amino-acid sequence MIIDLPNTKTNQISKRLRALREERGEVATGRVLTFIVVVNDDSADLDEVIRSTHEASREHPARVIVLVSHCDEDSTRLDAEIRIAGEAGASEIIVMHLYGCLPAHRASVVTPLLLPDTPVVAWWPTDAPRNPSADPIGALATRRITDSLSDADTDALYRRRMTYAPGDSDLVWSRITLWRGLLASTLDQPPHEQILAAEVYGPEEDPSLDIAAGWLADRLDVPVTRHISGSAKIPEDEDGFPVMPVQRAVLKRGVGDIEVKVVNAATVSVTVVTEGQEKTSRVTLARRAVGDCLAEELRHLDPDHAFGHALRGLVRINRPDRRGRYRKKMRANNALFDGDAAEDPLAYDQVSRR; translated from the coding sequence ATGATTATCGATCTTCCGAACACTAAGACGAATCAGATCTCCAAGCGTCTACGTGCACTGAGGGAAGAACGTGGCGAGGTGGCCACGGGTCGCGTGCTGACGTTCATCGTTGTCGTTAATGATGATTCGGCGGACCTCGACGAGGTCATCCGCTCCACTCACGAAGCGTCGCGCGAACACCCAGCCCGAGTGATTGTCCTCGTGAGCCACTGCGATGAGGACAGCACTCGACTCGACGCAGAGATCCGCATTGCTGGCGAAGCTGGAGCCTCCGAAATCATCGTCATGCATCTCTACGGGTGCCTGCCCGCCCACCGAGCCTCCGTAGTCACTCCTCTCCTGCTGCCTGACACGCCTGTGGTTGCCTGGTGGCCGACGGACGCTCCGCGCAACCCCTCTGCCGATCCGATCGGTGCGCTAGCGACCCGGCGCATTACCGATTCTCTGTCCGACGCCGACACGGACGCACTCTACAGGCGCCGTATGACCTATGCTCCTGGCGATTCGGACCTGGTGTGGTCTCGCATCACACTCTGGCGTGGCTTACTAGCTTCCACCCTCGACCAGCCTCCACACGAGCAGATCCTTGCAGCAGAAGTGTACGGACCCGAGGAGGACCCGTCACTCGACATTGCAGCTGGTTGGTTGGCAGACCGTCTGGATGTCCCCGTGACGCGACATATCAGCGGCTCTGCGAAGATCCCCGAGGACGAGGATGGATTCCCCGTCATGCCAGTGCAGCGCGCCGTGCTAAAACGTGGCGTCGGAGATATTGAGGTCAAGGTTGTTAATGCTGCGACAGTGAGCGTCACCGTGGTGACAGAGGGGCAAGAGAAGACCTCTCGGGTGACGTTGGCTCGGCGTGCCGTGGGCGACTGCCTCGCCGAGGAGTTGCGTCACCTTGATCCCGACCACGCATTCGGTCACGCCCTGCGCGGTCTCGTGCGCATCAATCGTCCGGATCGCCGTGGGCGCTACCGTAAGAAAATGCGTGCCAACAATGCCCTCTTCGACGGCGATGCGGCTGAGGATCCACTCGCCTACGACCAGGTTTCCCGTCGCTAG
- the ppc gene encoding phosphoenolpyruvate carboxylase has translation MTPKVRDDIRYLGKILGDVIREQEGEYIFNLVENARTTALDLRYGELSVAELAEQFRELDPENAIPMIRAFSHFALLANLSEDLHAERLREYEADEGHPKPPSTLTHTWERFAEADVRAEDVAAVMDRAYVAPVLTAHPTETRRRTVFDVQKDIAEMMRERARILNAKKTARTQDKLEAIDQVIRRRITVLWQTALIRSVRPRIEDEIKVGLRYYGISLLEEIPAINRAVAQSLQERYGDEVPATPIIRPGSWIGGDHDGNPYVTGETVGLATGQAAETIFTHYVDLLHELENDLSLSLRFTEITPELEQLADRGHNDVPSRADEPYRRAIHGMRGRVAATACQALGHPVVAGDIHEKHEPYASPAELLADIDTVDQSLRLSLDDLLADHTLSDLKFAVRTFGFHMSGLDLRQNSESYEDVLTEIFQRAGVAEDYRSLTEEQKLELLVSELSSPRPLIDPVATWTEETERELGIYRAAADAVKRFGREVVPHNIVSMTTSVSDILEPMILLKEVGLFQADKDNPKGSVDVIPLFETIDDLQAGASIMRELWQLPFYRNYLQQLDNQQEIMLGYSDSNKDGGYFAANWALYDAELALVEAAQEANVFLRLFHGRGGTVGRGGGPSYDAILAQPAGAVQGSVRITEQGEIISAKYGDRPNARRNLEALVSATLEASLLPLDDIENPERAYAAMREISDLSQRAYAALMHEDPGFIEYFTNSTPLAEIGSLNIGSRPSSRKQTEAISDLRAIPWVLSWSQSRVMLPGWFGVGSALQQWLAEGEAVAGSQDDRVAYLKELHQRWPFLESVLSNMAQVMSKVDMGLAELYATLVPNQEDAQRIFGIIREEFELTVEMFRLVTGRESLLADNPELVSSVRNRFPYLVPLNLAQLELLRRYRAGDDSRQVRVGIRLTMNGLATALRNSG, from the coding sequence ATTACGCCGAAGGTGCGGGACGATATCCGCTACCTTGGCAAAATTCTCGGTGACGTGATTCGTGAGCAAGAGGGCGAATACATTTTCAATCTCGTCGAGAATGCTCGGACCACAGCATTGGACCTGCGTTACGGGGAGCTCAGTGTTGCGGAACTCGCCGAGCAATTCCGGGAACTGGATCCGGAGAACGCGATCCCCATGATTCGTGCATTCTCCCACTTTGCGCTTCTAGCCAACCTGTCGGAGGATTTGCACGCTGAACGCCTGCGGGAGTACGAGGCAGACGAAGGACACCCTAAACCACCATCGACGCTCACGCATACCTGGGAACGTTTTGCTGAAGCAGATGTCCGTGCCGAGGATGTCGCTGCCGTCATGGACCGCGCGTACGTCGCTCCCGTGCTGACCGCGCACCCAACGGAAACCCGCCGGCGCACTGTCTTCGACGTGCAAAAAGATATCGCTGAGATGATGCGTGAACGTGCCAGGATTCTCAACGCGAAGAAGACAGCGCGGACACAGGACAAGCTAGAGGCCATCGACCAGGTGATTCGCCGTCGCATCACCGTCCTTTGGCAGACCGCCCTCATCCGTAGCGTTCGTCCACGAATTGAGGACGAGATCAAGGTGGGCCTTCGCTACTACGGGATTAGCCTCCTGGAGGAGATTCCCGCGATCAACCGCGCAGTGGCTCAGAGTTTGCAGGAACGCTATGGTGATGAGGTTCCCGCTACACCCATAATCCGGCCGGGTTCATGGATCGGTGGTGACCACGATGGTAACCCATATGTCACGGGTGAGACTGTGGGTCTGGCTACCGGCCAGGCAGCTGAAACAATTTTCACACACTACGTTGACCTGCTGCACGAACTGGAAAACGATCTCAGCTTGTCTCTGCGCTTTACCGAAATCACTCCCGAATTGGAGCAGCTCGCCGACCGGGGGCACAACGACGTTCCTTCGCGCGCCGACGAACCGTACCGCCGCGCGATTCATGGGATGCGCGGAAGGGTCGCAGCCACGGCATGTCAGGCTTTGGGGCATCCAGTAGTTGCCGGAGACATTCATGAGAAGCATGAACCTTATGCCTCCCCAGCTGAGCTCCTCGCCGATATCGACACCGTCGATCAGTCTTTGCGTTTGAGCCTCGACGACCTGCTGGCGGACCATACTTTGTCGGATCTCAAGTTCGCCGTCCGGACCTTCGGCTTCCACATGTCGGGGCTGGACTTGAGACAGAATTCGGAATCTTATGAAGATGTGCTGACGGAGATCTTCCAGCGAGCGGGCGTTGCTGAAGACTATCGTTCGCTGACCGAGGAGCAGAAGCTGGAGCTACTCGTCTCCGAGCTCTCCAGTCCGCGCCCTCTGATTGATCCTGTGGCGACGTGGACGGAGGAAACCGAACGCGAACTGGGTATCTACCGCGCCGCTGCGGATGCGGTGAAAAGGTTCGGGCGTGAGGTCGTCCCGCACAATATCGTGTCGATGACGACGAGCGTGTCCGATATTTTGGAACCGATGATCCTGCTCAAGGAAGTGGGCTTGTTCCAGGCGGATAAGGATAATCCGAAGGGCAGCGTGGACGTGATTCCCCTGTTCGAGACGATCGATGATCTGCAGGCCGGGGCGTCGATCATGCGTGAGCTTTGGCAGCTGCCTTTTTACCGCAACTACCTCCAGCAGCTGGACAACCAGCAGGAAATCATGCTCGGGTACTCGGATTCCAATAAGGATGGCGGGTATTTCGCCGCGAACTGGGCGCTCTATGATGCGGAGCTCGCCCTCGTTGAGGCTGCGCAGGAGGCGAATGTGTTTCTGCGTCTGTTCCACGGCCGCGGCGGCACTGTGGGCCGTGGTGGCGGACCTTCATACGACGCCATCCTGGCGCAACCAGCAGGCGCTGTTCAAGGATCTGTGCGCATTACTGAACAGGGAGAGATCATCTCCGCCAAGTATGGTGATCGCCCTAATGCGCGGCGCAATTTGGAAGCACTGGTCTCCGCGACTCTCGAGGCCAGCCTCCTGCCTCTGGACGATATCGAGAACCCGGAACGCGCCTACGCGGCGATGCGAGAAATCAGTGATCTTTCGCAGAGGGCCTATGCGGCTCTCATGCACGAGGATCCAGGGTTCATCGAATACTTCACGAACTCCACTCCTTTGGCGGAGATTGGCAGTCTCAACATTGGTTCCCGCCCTTCCTCCCGTAAGCAGACTGAGGCCATCTCCGATCTCCGCGCGATCCCGTGGGTGCTAAGTTGGTCCCAATCCCGCGTCATGCTTCCTGGCTGGTTCGGCGTGGGCAGCGCTTTGCAGCAGTGGCTGGCTGAAGGTGAGGCAGTCGCTGGCTCCCAGGACGATCGAGTGGCCTACCTGAAGGAATTGCACCAGCGTTGGCCTTTCCTAGAGTCCGTGCTGTCCAACATGGCCCAGGTGATGTCGAAGGTCGACATGGGTCTTGCCGAACTCTATGCCACATTGGTGCCCAACCAGGAGGACGCACAGCGTATCTTCGGCATCATTCGTGAAGAATTTGAGCTCACTGTCGAGATGTTCAGGCTTGTTACCGGGCGCGAATCTTTGCTGGCTGATAACCCCGAACTCGTCAGTTCCGTGCGCAACCGCTTCCCGTACCTCGTCCCGCTCAACCTGGCTCAGCTCGAACTGCTGCGACGCTACCGCGCAGGGGATGACTCGCGCCAAGTACGGGTTGGTATTCGCCTAACAATGAATGGACTTGCGACCGCGTTGCGCAACTCTGGCTAG